In the Necator americanus strain Aroian chromosome X, whole genome shotgun sequence genome, ACAGGAACCCCGCTCGAAGTTGTAGAATTACTAAAGTAAGTCCAAACACTAACATTAACGCTAACCTCTAGAAGCCTCTAAAAACTGCTGCACTGCCGGTAGTGAAGATCTGTCATACGCGGCCGGAATAACAACGGCCGAACTCCCTACTGAGCCAGTCACCATGCACAAAGGGACTGCGGCAGGCTTCATGGAAAGTACAGTATTCATAACTGCCCATCGGGACCCAACGAGAATTCACGTGCTATGCCGAGGTGAGTTGTAGGTGCTATGGGTCCAACCCCGCGTGCTTGACAACGGTAGAGCGCCTTGGCTGGGCTCTAGCGGACGAGTTCCTGCGGTTGCGTCGCAGTTACCACATGCGGTGCGTCCGATGTCCCGCGGCTGGGTCGTCTGTGCCAGTTCACCCGATGCGATGGTATTAGTTGACTTGTCACCCGGAGTCATCAAAGTCCAATCTCCTGATTGTGTACGCTTGTTCTGACTGCCGTTTGTTCTGTGTGTCGGTGCTACAGTTCTGAGCATCGATATGCTTGCAACAGTGCTTTTCATCAATTGCTGGTGCGAGCAGTCCTGCGAGTGGAACAAAGCTTGCTCAGGTCTTAGTTCACTAGCTCTCATAATTCGTGTTACTTGTTGGCGACTGGGCATGAAAAtgtctctttctctctcctaTTTCTTTGCGACATTTCATTCTTTGTAGGCATAAAAGTTGCCGTAGTAGAACACGGCGAGTGTATCCCCTCGGTGCCCTGAATTCAACCACTAATGGTGAGACACTTACTCACTTATTTGGATGTTCATGTGGATCATCAGTCATATTTGCCTAGTGAAGGTGTTGATTTGTAATGTTGGTTCCACTAGAGTTCATAATTAATTTATGATCATCGAAACGAATTAGAATAAGTCAGCAATGGACTTTCAGCAGTGACACCTAAATCCACTTAATCCTTAATAATTAAGCCACTTAGTCATACTCATCATATCATAATAATTCAATACAGGGATGCGGATTTTGTTTCGGCTGTGTCGCGGTGCAACCCTAGGGCGAGACATCCCTTCACTGATGGAACGTATTGTAGAGTTATGCGCTCTAAATAATCTGGAAACATTATCTATGCCATTCagtgtagcgattagaggttccgcttcctgcacgatcgatcggaagttcgaattcgccctagtaCTCACCAACCCTTTcctccctccggggtcgataaattggtaccagacttgtctggaaggatagaaacactgccTTGACATTTCGGCTAGCCactacaagtcattgtatgggcgcATCCTatgcggattgattgacgccagacactatctttcatcttttatgATCGTTTTTCTCATAGTCTCCAGAATTTACTCTTTATGGGACTTGTTGGCTGTGTACGGAACAAacgtatttgtttgtttcagaGTCTCTATAAGGGAATTTTCCATTCAAATGATCTTAAGAGTTGGTTCTTCGAAAGCATAATTCGAAgtctttttgtcttttttttctgaagtatgaacaatggtttttatttttgctcaaGGAGGCTAGCTTATCGAGCAGATAATGAGTGATGTCAGAAGACAAGACCCGTCATTCAAAGTACTTCAAGAATAATAAGTATGCAGACATTTTTCCACTCGTAATTTGTATAGttgacttcttcttttccaactTCGCTAACACCTAGAACCCTTATGCG is a window encoding:
- a CDS encoding hypothetical protein (NECATOR_CHRX.G26505.T1), coding for MPSRQQVTRIMRASELRPEQALFHSQDCSHQQLMKSTVASISMLRTVAPTHRTNGSQNKRTQSGDWTLMTPGDKSTNTIASGELAQTTQPRDIGRTACGNCDATAGTRPLEPSQGALPLSSTRGWTHSTYNSPRHST